Within Actinoplanes sp. L3-i22, the genomic segment CCCGCCCGCAGCGCGTGGCGGCGGCGCGTCCCGGTGGTGTTGTTTCTCGCCGGGCTGTTCGCGCTGGCGGTGAGCGTGGCCCGGCCGCAGGCCACCGTCGCGGTGCCCCGCGACGACACGTCGATCCTGCTGGCCATCGACGTGTCCGGGTCGATGTGCTCGACCGACGTCGCCCCCAACCGGCTCGCCGCGGCGATCGGCTCGGCCCGCGACTTCATCGCCCGGACCGACAGCCGGACCCGGATCGGGCTGGTCGCGTTCTCCGGGACCGCCGGGCTCGCCGTGCCGCCGACGACGGACCGCAAGCAGCTGCTCGACGCGGTCGGGAAGTTCCGCACCGCCCTCGGGACCGCGATCGGCGAGGCGATCCTGACCTCGATCGACGCGATCGCCGAGGCCAACCCGGCGGTCGCGCCCCGCGGCGTGGAACTGGCCGCGTCCGGCACCGGCGGCTTCGAGCCGGACACCATCGTGGTGCTCACCGACGGGTCGAACACCACCGGCGTGGATCCGCTCGTCGCCGCCGGCCAGGCGGCGGCGCGGCACCTGCGGGTCTTCACGATCGGCTTCGGCACCACCCACCCGGGCCCGATGGTGTGCGATCCCGGTCAGCTCACCTCGGGCTCGTTCGGCGGCGGGCCGGACCCCGGCAGCGGCAGCGGCTACGGGCAGTCCCTGGAGATCGACGAGCGGTCCCTGATCCAGGTCGCCGAGACGACCGGCGGCCGGTACTTCCGCGCCGAGGACGCCGGTCAGCTCGACCAGGCGCTGGGCGGACTGCGCCGGGAGATCGGCCTGCACCGGGAGCGGACCGAGACCACCGTGTGGTGGCTGCTCGCCGCGACCGTGCTGGTCCTGACCGCGATCACGCTGTCGCTGTGGTGGAGCCGGCCCGCGACCCCGCGCCGCCGATGAGGAAGTGAACTACACTCCCGGCGTTCGGTTCCGCGATCCTCGGAGTTGCCCGGCATGTCCCTGTACAGCACCCAGCGCCTTCATGCGCTCCGCATGATCGTCACCGGAGGCGGGACCGGCGGCCACACCTACCCCGCCCTCACCACCGTGCACACCCTGCAGGCCCGGCTGGCCGAGACCGGCACCGCGCCCGAGCTGCTGTGGGTCGGGGTGGCCAGTGGCCTCGAGGCCACCGTCGCCGCCCGCAACGACATCCCGTTCAAGCCGATCATCACCGGCAAGCTGCGCCGCTCGACCAGCCCGCGCGACCTGGCCCGCAACTTCGTCGACGCGTTCCGGATCCCGCTCGGCGTGGTCCAGGCCGCGTTCACCGTCGCGCGGTACCGGCCCACGGTCGTGCTGAGCACCGGCGGCTTCGTCTCGGTGCCGATCGGGCTGGCCGCCCGGCTGTTCCGGGTTCCGCTGCTGATGCACGAGCAGACGCTCAGCCTCGGGCTGGCCAACCGGATCCTGGCCACGGTCGCCACCCGGATCCTGCTCAGTCACGAGGCGTCGCTGGAGCGCCTGCCGGCCAAGGCCCGCAGCCGCGCGGTGGTCACCGGCAACCCGGTCCGGCCCGCGGTGCTGCGCGGCGACGCGGCGAAGGGCCTGGCCGCGTACGGCCTCGACCCGGCCGTCCCGCTCGTGCTGGTCACCGGCGGCGCGTCCGGGGCCCAGCAGGTCAACCGGATGCTCAGCGGGGCGCTGGCCGAGCTGCTGCCGTACTGCCAGATCGTGCACCAGTGCGGCGGCCTGAGCCTGGCCGAGATGCAGGAGGTGGCCCGCGGCCTGCCCGCCCACCTCGCGCACCGCTACCAGGTGTACGACTTCATCCACGACGAGCTGCCCGACCTGCTGGCCGCCGCGACCGTCGTCGTCGCGCGCAGCGGGGCCGGGACGGTGGCCGAGCTGACCGCGCTCGGCAAGACCTGCGTGCTGATCCCGTACCCGTACGCGGCCGGCGACGAGCAGCGGATCACCGCCCGGCACCTGGCCGCCCGCGGCGCCGCCGTGGTCCTGGACGGCGACGAGGCCACCCCGGCCCACCTGCGCGACACGATCGGCGGCCTGCTCTCCGACCCGCGGCGGCGCGCCGAGCTCGGTCAGGCGGCCGCGGGCCAGGGCCGCCCGGACGCCGCCGACCAGGTCGTCACCGAACTGCTCACCGCCGCGGCCAACGCCTGATCCGCGGCTGCTCCGGCCAGGCATTTACTTGCGGCCGAGGATCTTTCGGCAGCCGACCCAATCGGCATCTACAGCGGGAGCAGCGTCCACATCCCGTCATTTTCATTGACGAAGGTGGTGGGCACCTCAAGCGTCCGCTCCTGATACGCCGACGACCGCGAAGCAATATGCACCTCAACATTACCGCTCGGCGTATTCGCAGTCTTAATGAAAACCAGATCCTCATTCGGCAGAAGCTGCCACACCCCATCATCCTCGTTCACAAAAGTAGTAGCCACCTCAAGCGTCCGCTCCTGATACGCCGACGACCGCGAAGCAATATGCACCTCAACATTACCGCTCGGCGTATTCGCAGTCTTAATGAAAACCAGATCCTCATTCGGCAGAAGCTGCCACACCCCATCATCCTCGTTCACAAAAGTAGTAGCCACCTCAAGCGTCCGCTCCTGATACGCCGACGACCGCGAAGCAATATGCACCTCAACATTACCGCTCGGCGTATTCGCAGTCTTAATGAAAACCAGATCCTCATTCGGCAAAAGCTGCCACACCCCATCATCCTCGTTCACAAAAGTAGTAGCCACCTCAAGCGTCCGCTCCTGATACGCCGACGACCGCGAAGCAATATGCACCTCAACATTACCGCTCGGCGTATTCGCAGTCTTAATGAAAACCAGATCCTCATTCGGCAAAAGCTGCCACACCCCATCATCCTCGTTCACAAAGGTAGTGGCCGTTTCCAGCACACGCTTGAGGTAGCAGGTCGCACCCGATGCCAGATGAACCTCGACATGATCGCTAGGAGTATTGCCCGCCTTGATAAAGCCAAGGGTGCCCTTCACCGCCGGCCTGATCACCGTCGTGGGTCTTCTCAGCCACGCTTCGCATGCGATCGCATTCAGCGATGACGCGTCCAGGACTCCGATGGAGTTCCAGGTAAAAACAGAATAACCGGCCGCAGTTCCATCTACCCCGGGTGGGACATTCACACCTAACTGCTGAGCCAGCCAAGCCAGCGATCCGAAGCCGCAGAGTGAAACGCAATGGTCATAGTTGCTGTCAGGCTGGAATCCTGTGCCGAACCACCCCGACCGGCGATCAGCAGCCGCCCAGGCAGCCTCGATCTGGTGCCCTGCTA encodes:
- a CDS encoding glycosyltransferase — translated: MSLYSTQRLHALRMIVTGGGTGGHTYPALTTVHTLQARLAETGTAPELLWVGVASGLEATVAARNDIPFKPIITGKLRRSTSPRDLARNFVDAFRIPLGVVQAAFTVARYRPTVVLSTGGFVSVPIGLAARLFRVPLLMHEQTLSLGLANRILATVATRILLSHEASLERLPAKARSRAVVTGNPVRPAVLRGDAAKGLAAYGLDPAVPLVLVTGGASGAQQVNRMLSGALAELLPYCQIVHQCGGLSLAEMQEVARGLPAHLAHRYQVYDFIHDELPDLLAAATVVVARSGAGTVAELTALGKTCVLIPYPYAAGDEQRITARHLAARGAAVVLDGDEATPAHLRDTIGGLLSDPRRRAELGQAAAGQGRPDAADQVVTELLTAAANA
- a CDS encoding VWA domain-containing protein; translated protein: MSVSWPWALYALLAVPLLPAARWWFHRRRRRAAVLVSSVALIRAALPARSAWRRRVPVVLFLAGLFALAVSVARPQATVAVPRDDTSILLAIDVSGSMCSTDVAPNRLAAAIGSARDFIARTDSRTRIGLVAFSGTAGLAVPPTTDRKQLLDAVGKFRTALGTAIGEAILTSIDAIAEANPAVAPRGVELAASGTGGFEPDTIVVLTDGSNTTGVDPLVAAGQAAARHLRVFTIGFGTTHPGPMVCDPGQLTSGSFGGGPDPGSGSGYGQSLEIDERSLIQVAETTGGRYFRAEDAGQLDQALGGLRREIGLHRERTETTVWWLLAATVLVLTAITLSLWWSRPATPRRR